The Jatrophihabitans sp. genome includes the window TGGCCGGTGGCGTCCAGCGGCAGGGAGCACAGCGGGCAAGAGGGCCGGCCCGCGGAGATCACCCGACGGGCGCGGGCGATGAAGGCGCGGGCCGCCATCGGCGTGATGGTCACCCGCAGCGCGTCGGGGCCCTCGTCGCTGTCGGAGAGGATCGCGTCCTCCTCGATGGGCTCCTCGCCGGCGGC containing:
- a CDS encoding DUF3090 family protein, with the translated sequence AAGEEPIEEDAILSDSDEGPDALRVTITPMAARAFIARARRVISAGRPSCPLCSLPLDATGHVCPRQNGYRR